The following coding sequences lie in one Anaerolineae bacterium genomic window:
- a CDS encoding glycosyltransferase family 2 protein yields the protein MRLGQNPVKVARPPLPPPQEVTVVVVSFIPYLSGYFERSLEVLQISLESLWTNTRVPFDLLVFDNASCPEVRDYLLQEHQAGRIQYLVLSEKNVGIPGAWNFAFQAAPGRYVAFADYDIYFYPGWLKAHLEVLRTFPKVGMVTGTPIRPPVEISSSTLAWAEADTEATLERGVLQAWEDYRAHVLSLGFSEEKAERTYRESEDIRLRYRGQEVFVGAGHFQFVAPKAVLQEVLPLPLRHAMGDERELDRRINAKGYLRLCLPRRYVQHIGNVPSPEILALAGRQVPARTPEGGHRSRRWLYTLADFPWVRRPLLFLYNHIFQLYYKRVSE from the coding sequence ATGCGTCTGGGACAAAACCCCGTCAAAGTGGCCCGTCCGCCCCTGCCACCGCCCCAAGAGGTGACCGTGGTGGTGGTCAGTTTCATCCCCTACCTCAGCGGCTACTTCGAGCGTAGCTTGGAGGTGCTCCAAATCAGCTTGGAGAGCCTGTGGACCAACACCCGCGTTCCCTTCGACCTGCTGGTTTTCGACAATGCCAGTTGCCCTGAGGTGCGGGACTACCTGCTTCAGGAACATCAGGCCGGGCGCATTCAATACCTGGTGCTCTCCGAGAAAAACGTGGGCATTCCGGGGGCCTGGAACTTCGCCTTTCAGGCTGCGCCGGGCAGGTATGTGGCCTTTGCCGACTACGACATTTACTTCTACCCCGGCTGGCTGAAGGCCCACCTGGAGGTGCTGCGCACCTTCCCCAAGGTGGGTATGGTCACGGGCACGCCCATCCGACCGCCGGTGGAGATTTCGTCCAGCACCCTGGCCTGGGCCGAAGCCGACACCGAAGCTACCTTAGAGCGGGGCGTGTTGCAGGCCTGGGAGGATTACCGCGCCCATGTGCTCAGCCTGGGCTTCAGCGAGGAGAAGGCCGAGCGCACCTACCGCGAGAGCGAAGACATCCGTCTGCGCTACCGGGGCCAGGAGGTCTTCGTCGGTGCCGGGCACTTTCAGTTTGTGGCACCCAAAGCGGTGCTTCAGGAGGTGCTGCCCCTGCCCCTGCGCCATGCCATGGGGGACGAGCGGGAGTTGGATCGCCGTATCAACGCGAAAGGCTATCTGCGCCTGTGCTTGCCCCGCCGTTATGTGCAGCATATCGGGAACGTGCCTTCGCCGGAGATTCTGGCCCTGGCCGGACGCCAAGTCCCGGCCCGGACGCCAGAGGGCGGGCACCGTTCCCGCAGGTGGCTCTACACCCTGGCGGATTTCCCCTGGGTGCGTCGGCCCCTGCTGTTTCTCTACAACCACATCTTCCAACTGTACTACAAACGGGTGAGTGAGTGA